The following coding sequences are from one Streptomyces angustmyceticus window:
- a CDS encoding helix-turn-helix domain-containing protein yields the protein MDASDVDPADGLQAVVAAIDELLRDLDLGRDVIDLDHLSHRTGLTVPRVQALLDHTGEDSGSVQDSFQERLVFLRETRRKPDGKMYTLDEIGAGAGISHGQVGYLLNGKRKSPGLDVTRKLEKFFEVEPGFFTATERQALYRALQSTHEQLTHLALLRGKGINRLAMRSGTCGDSRIDRELRDALSEALSRPEGEDPEVRELTDRMRSLPSRSRRRVFPLIQGLLGLARPETEDRPAPGWRGD from the coding sequence ATGGATGCCTCGGACGTGGACCCGGCGGATGGACTGCAGGCCGTCGTCGCGGCGATCGACGAGCTTCTCCGGGACCTCGACCTGGGGCGCGACGTCATCGACCTCGACCACCTCTCGCACCGGACGGGCCTCACGGTTCCCCGCGTACAGGCGCTGCTCGACCACACCGGCGAGGACTCCGGGAGCGTCCAGGACTCCTTCCAGGAGCGCCTGGTCTTCCTGCGGGAGACCCGCCGCAAGCCCGACGGGAAGATGTACACCCTCGACGAGATCGGCGCGGGGGCCGGCATCTCCCACGGCCAGGTCGGCTACCTGCTGAACGGGAAGCGGAAGAGTCCCGGGCTGGACGTCACCCGGAAGCTGGAGAAGTTCTTCGAGGTCGAGCCCGGCTTCTTCACCGCCACCGAGCGCCAGGCCCTCTACCGGGCACTGCAGTCGACGCACGAGCAGCTGACCCACCTGGCGCTGCTGCGGGGCAAGGGCATCAACCGGCTGGCGATGCGCAGCGGCACCTGCGGCGACAGCCGGATCGACCGGGAGCTGCGGGACGCGCTCTCGGAGGCGCTGAGCCGGCCGGAGGGCGAGGACCCCGAGGTGCGCGAGCTCACCGACCGGATGCGCTCCCTGCCCTCCAGGAGCAGACGGCGGGTCTTTCCGCTGATCCAGGGGTTGTTGGGGCTGGCCAGGCCGGAGACCGAGGACCGTCCGGCCCCCGGGTGGCGCGGCGACTGA
- a CDS encoding phytoene/squalene synthase family protein, which produces MPTWPKTLDRAGITDPALRRDHSAQRALVARFARAEYTAVRLLLPAPLVPDVLAATAFMHHSDNLIDRGPADERIAALADWESRVHAALKTGEADRPVLRALLDAATRRPQLRDRVEDFLSGAPLEVRTTGFATEHDLQQYIDGYSLPAFLLIACLLVDGAPTDRFVAGCRTFIEAGQRLDFLNDLSEDLAEGRLGLPEELLARHGLTRAGLTPGEGAPDGFRALLGDQARQIRTGLRASYGLVDLVPARNRPFVRALLSIQGLTLRAAARKGAALLDGSARPNTAAALRVLAREYAATHRLPAPGGSTGTGGGTD; this is translated from the coding sequence ATGCCCACATGGCCGAAGACGCTCGACCGGGCAGGGATCACGGACCCCGCGCTGCGCCGGGACCACAGCGCGCAGCGTGCGCTGGTGGCGCGCTTCGCCCGCGCCGAGTACACCGCCGTACGGCTGCTGCTCCCCGCACCGCTCGTGCCCGACGTTCTCGCCGCGACCGCGTTCATGCACCACAGCGACAACCTCATCGACCGGGGGCCGGCCGACGAGCGCATCGCCGCGCTGGCCGACTGGGAGAGCCGGGTGCACGCCGCCCTCAAGACCGGCGAGGCCGACCGGCCCGTGCTGCGCGCCCTCCTCGACGCCGCCACGAGGCGGCCGCAACTGCGCGACCGCGTCGAGGACTTCCTCTCCGGGGCACCGCTGGAGGTGCGGACGACGGGCTTCGCCACGGAGCACGACCTCCAGCAGTACATCGACGGCTACTCGCTGCCCGCGTTCCTGCTCATCGCCTGCCTGCTCGTCGACGGAGCGCCCACGGACCGGTTCGTCGCCGGCTGCCGCACCTTCATCGAGGCCGGTCAGCGGCTGGACTTCCTCAACGACCTGTCCGAGGACCTGGCCGAAGGCCGCCTCGGCCTCCCCGAGGAACTCCTCGCCCGGCACGGCCTGACCCGCGCCGGCCTGACGCCCGGGGAGGGCGCCCCGGACGGGTTCCGGGCACTGCTCGGCGACCAGGCCAGGCAGATCCGTACGGGGCTGAGGGCGTCGTACGGGCTGGTGGACCTGGTGCCCGCCCGCAACCGCCCGTTCGTCCGCGCGCTCCTCAGCATCCAGGGCCTCACCCTGCGCGCGGCGGCCCGGAAGGGGGCCGCCCTGCTCGACGGCTCCGCCCGGCCGAACACGGCCGCCGCCCTGCGGGTCCTGGCCCGGGAGTACGCGGCGACGCACCGGCTGCCCGCACCCGGCGGCTCCACAGGGACGGGCGGCGGCACGGACTGA
- a CDS encoding FAD-dependent oxidoreductase: MRRAVVLGGSIAGLYAARVLSDHADEVVVIEADDLGEDGTGRGAPQRLQLHALLAMGHAHLEGWFPGITAELVAGGARPGVGHEVQFYVDGTLKAPVPDLRMLGATRPFLETRVRRRVAALPGVRIVRGRARDLLFGSGRVRGVRYTAADDAPDQAGRGEELDADLVVDAMGRSSRLGTWLLRGGWDQAPLHRMRIDLGYATALFRRGDELPRTVVAHASPGPASGYQPTLSEPGAMVAVEGDRWMVVLAGYTGHRPGRDPADFLARMRRCVPPLHEVADRCALLGEVRTFHFPESRRRDFTRLRRFPGGLVAVGDSVASVNPIYGQGLTLAALQATCLSSYLRTGARPHAPALDYFRRAAVVVDAAWQLSATADLAQPHVTGPYPRGYRLARWAVDKITAASVLDVEVNRAFMDVAHMRRHPKSLTRPAVLARTARVLATAR, from the coding sequence GTGAGACGAGCTGTTGTCCTCGGCGGGAGCATCGCGGGCCTGTACGCCGCGCGGGTGCTGAGCGACCACGCCGACGAGGTCGTCGTCATCGAGGCCGACGACCTGGGGGAGGACGGCACGGGGCGCGGCGCTCCGCAACGACTCCAACTGCACGCCCTGCTGGCCATGGGCCACGCCCACCTCGAAGGCTGGTTCCCGGGCATCACCGCCGAACTCGTCGCCGGCGGGGCGCGCCCGGGAGTCGGCCACGAGGTGCAGTTCTACGTGGACGGCACGCTCAAGGCGCCCGTCCCCGACCTCCGGATGCTGGGCGCCACCCGGCCGTTCCTCGAAACCCGGGTCCGCCGGCGGGTCGCGGCCCTCCCCGGGGTCCGCATCGTGCGGGGCCGCGCCCGTGATCTGCTGTTCGGCTCCGGCCGGGTCCGCGGCGTGCGCTACACCGCCGCCGACGACGCACCGGATCAGGCCGGTCGCGGCGAGGAACTCGACGCCGACCTGGTCGTCGACGCCATGGGGCGCTCCAGCCGCCTGGGCACCTGGCTGCTGCGCGGCGGATGGGACCAGGCTCCGCTGCACCGGATGAGGATCGACCTCGGTTACGCCACGGCCTTGTTCCGCCGCGGCGACGAGCTCCCCCGCACCGTCGTCGCGCACGCGTCCCCGGGCCCGGCCAGCGGGTACCAGCCCACGCTCAGCGAGCCGGGGGCGATGGTGGCGGTGGAGGGCGACCGCTGGATGGTGGTGCTGGCCGGCTACACCGGCCACCGCCCGGGACGCGATCCGGCCGACTTCCTGGCCCGGATGCGGCGTTGTGTCCCCCCGCTGCACGAGGTGGCCGACCGCTGCGCCCTGCTCGGCGAGGTGCGGACCTTCCACTTCCCGGAGAGCCGGCGCCGCGACTTCACCCGGCTGCGCCGGTTCCCCGGCGGGCTGGTGGCCGTCGGGGACTCCGTCGCCTCGGTCAACCCGATCTACGGGCAGGGCCTGACCCTTGCCGCACTGCAGGCCACCTGCCTCTCGTCGTACCTGCGCACCGGGGCCCGGCCGCACGCTCCGGCCCTGGACTACTTCCGGCGGGCCGCCGTGGTGGTCGACGCGGCCTGGCAGCTGTCGGCGACCGCGGACCTCGCCCAGCCCCATGTGACGGGCCCCTACCCCCGCGGCTACCGGCTCGCCCGCTGGGCCGTCGACAAGATCACGGCAGCCTCCGTCCTCGACGTCGAGGTGAACCGGGCCTTCATGGACGTGGCGCACATGCGCCGGCATCCCAAGTCGCTGACCCGCCCGGCCGTACTCGCCAGAACGGCCCGGGTGCTCGCCACCGCCCGCTGA
- a CDS encoding MAB_1171c family putative transporter, translated as MSESASNVVYLAIALIDFVIAGWKCLALLRDRTTTLSLITVNFVASGLVFAMAAPAGYRMLGQLTGVAGFATLPVYLGILTCFSLLHVLTMLWDPRLRQRPAVLRRRVTVWSAAYVAAPAVMVAAFCSADLSGPADPLTFNTDFADEPEIQVFLGIFLATLACATLSTYRRCRTLRPEGARFRRALRSFGTAMLFVFGYVVCSVPAIVLAASGNHALDTVGVLGSTFGSIGALITSYGLSGAAVGAWLRERRDIRALQPLWDLVVAGVDEELAFSVDSARSHRLAWNVGFNLHRRVIEILDGMRALRPWVSPLPAAAVHAAHERETARGAADAPGRSERELQAAATAAALRDAAQRLQAARRAATQRGHAGRPQPPAGPPVALPGEDTPASGERGRLLRVAQALTDPLVATALRDVRIQRSADETADVAGTAETDEGAATDEAAATGEAARTAATAGAAEAAEAAERQ; from the coding sequence GTGTCTGAGAGCGCCTCGAACGTCGTCTACCTGGCCATCGCACTCATCGACTTCGTGATCGCCGGGTGGAAGTGCCTGGCGCTCCTGCGCGACCGCACCACGACGCTCTCCCTGATCACGGTGAACTTCGTCGCGTCCGGCCTGGTGTTCGCGATGGCCGCGCCCGCGGGCTACCGGATGCTGGGGCAGCTCACCGGCGTCGCCGGCTTCGCCACCCTTCCCGTGTACCTCGGCATCCTGACCTGCTTCTCCCTGCTCCACGTCCTGACGATGCTGTGGGACCCCCGGCTGCGGCAGCGCCCGGCGGTGCTGCGCCGGCGGGTCACGGTGTGGTCGGCGGCGTATGTCGCGGCGCCCGCCGTCATGGTCGCCGCCTTCTGCTCCGCCGACCTGTCCGGGCCCGCGGACCCGCTGACGTTCAACACCGACTTCGCCGACGAGCCGGAGATCCAGGTGTTCCTGGGGATCTTCCTCGCCACCCTGGCCTGCGCGACCCTGAGCACCTACCGGCGGTGCCGCACCCTGCGGCCCGAGGGCGCCCGGTTCCGGCGCGCGCTGCGCTCCTTCGGCACGGCCATGCTGTTCGTCTTCGGCTATGTGGTGTGTTCCGTCCCCGCGATCGTCCTGGCCGCCTCCGGGAACCACGCCCTGGACACCGTGGGCGTGCTCGGCTCCACCTTCGGCTCGATCGGCGCCCTGATCACCAGCTACGGCCTCTCCGGGGCCGCGGTCGGCGCGTGGCTGCGCGAACGCCGCGACATCAGGGCCCTGCAGCCGCTGTGGGACCTCGTCGTCGCAGGGGTCGACGAGGAGCTCGCCTTCAGCGTGGACAGCGCCCGCAGCCACCGTCTGGCCTGGAACGTCGGCTTCAACCTGCACCGGCGCGTGATCGAGATCCTCGACGGGATGCGCGCGCTGCGCCCCTGGGTGTCGCCCCTGCCCGCGGCCGCCGTGCACGCCGCCCACGAGCGGGAGACGGCCCGTGGCGCCGCGGACGCCCCGGGCCGCTCGGAGCGGGAGCTGCAGGCGGCCGCCACCGCCGCCGCCCTGCGGGACGCGGCCCAGCGCCTGCAGGCGGCCCGGCGCGCGGCGACGCAGCGGGGACACGCCGGCCGGCCGCAGCCGCCGGCGGGCCCGCCGGTGGCACTGCCCGGCGAGGACACCCCGGCCTCCGGCGAACGCGGACGGCTGCTGCGCGTCGCCCAGGCGCTCACCGACCCGCTGGTCGCCACGGCGCTGCGAGACGTGCGCATCCAGCGCTCGGCCGACGAGACGGCGGACGTGGCGGGGACGGCGGAGACGGACGAGGGGGCGGCGACGGACGAGGCGGCGGCAACAGGCGAGGCGGCCCGAACGGCGGCAACAGCCGGGGCGGCAGAGGCCGCAGAGGCGGCCGAGCGGCAGTAG
- a CDS encoding trypsin-like serine peptidase: MRRTVRGIPAVQGIPAAHPARRSRVALGTLTAAGTLLALLLPTGPAAAVQNSHRSPAPQTAAAFWTAARMRAAAPLDLAAPAHRPGTAVPRSAPLTVSPSLPRTSKTPAPLLPATLPQAGGPWTGGGAVTKTTGRVFFTYQGRTASCSGDAVTSGNKSTVLTAGHCVKLGGAWHTNWVFVPGYHDGEAPYGKWSAAKTLSTPQWTASEDINYDVGAAVVAPLDGKKLTDVVGGQGLSFNSGYSKPMYAFGFPAAAPYDGSKLVYCSGTTFKDPLFSGDHGLACNMTGGSSGGPWFTSFDEKTGTGLQSSVNSFGYQFWPNTMFGPYFGDDAKNLYTTAQST, translated from the coding sequence GTGAGACGAACCGTTCGTGGCATACCCGCGGTTCAGGGCATACCGGCAGCGCACCCCGCCCGCCGGTCCCGGGTCGCCCTCGGCACCCTGACGGCCGCCGGTACGCTCCTCGCCCTGCTGCTCCCCACCGGCCCGGCCGCCGCCGTGCAGAACTCCCACCGCTCCCCCGCCCCGCAGACCGCCGCCGCCTTCTGGACCGCGGCCCGGATGCGCGCCGCGGCGCCCCTGGACCTCGCCGCGCCCGCGCACCGGCCCGGCACCGCGGTCCCGCGCAGCGCCCCGCTCACGGTGTCCCCCAGCCTCCCCCGCACGTCGAAGACCCCCGCCCCGCTGCTCCCCGCCACCCTCCCCCAGGCCGGCGGGCCCTGGACCGGCGGCGGCGCGGTCACCAAGACCACCGGCCGGGTGTTCTTCACCTACCAGGGCCGTACCGCGTCCTGCTCCGGCGACGCGGTGACCAGCGGCAACAAAAGCACCGTCCTCACCGCCGGGCACTGTGTGAAGCTGGGCGGCGCCTGGCACACCAACTGGGTCTTCGTCCCCGGCTACCACGACGGCGAGGCCCCGTACGGCAAGTGGTCCGCGGCCAAGACGCTCTCGACTCCCCAGTGGACGGCGAGCGAGGACATCAACTACGACGTCGGCGCCGCGGTCGTCGCCCCGCTCGACGGCAAGAAGCTCACCGATGTCGTCGGCGGCCAGGGCCTGTCCTTCAACTCCGGCTACAGCAAGCCGATGTACGCCTTCGGCTTCCCCGCGGCCGCCCCGTACGACGGCAGCAAGCTCGTCTACTGCAGCGGCACCACCTTCAAGGACCCGCTGTTCTCCGGCGACCACGGCCTCGCCTGCAACATGACCGGCGGCTCCAGCGGCGGCCCCTGGTTCACCTCGTTCGACGAGAAGACCGGCACCGGCCTGCAGTCCTCGGTGAACAGCTTCGGCTACCAGTTCTGGCCCAACACCATGTTCGGCCCGTACTTCGGCGACGACGCCAAGAACCTCTACACCACGGCCCAGTCGACCTGA